In the genome of Pseudobacteriovorax antillogorgiicola, the window ATTGAAGCACTCGACTTGTTCGATGATAAAAGGAGAGTTCTAAGAAGTCTGCACACCCTCAAAGGTGATGCCCGAGTTGCTAGGTTTGATGATCTGGCTGAATCCATTCATCGAGCGGAAAGTACTTTGAAAGCAGAGGATAGTGCGGAAAGTACTTACAATGAAATGATATCGTCCCTCAAGACACTTTGGCTAAGGGATCTAAATCACTACTATAAGACTATTCAACTCATAACAAGTCAAGATGAAAAACAAGACGAGCAAGCAAAAACGATTCTCGGTGCTATTGATGGAGTACTCACCGATTTATCAGACTATGTTTCTAAAGAAGGTTTTTGGCTTGAAAGCTTTTCTTTATCAGACGAAATTATCACATGGAAACCCGCAGGGCTTACAATGCTTACCGAATGCATTATGCATGGACTGAACAATTCAGTGGATCATGGGTACATACTAGCTAAGAAAGGCGACCCTCACCAGCCCGCTGGAATCAACCTTGATGTTTTCACGAAGCGAGAGAATGATTTGATCGTAATCGATATAATTGACCATGGGGCCGGTATTGATCCTAAGTTTGCAGAACATCGCGCAAAATCTCTTGGCTTTGTACCAAATGAGAATGAGACCATCTTTGATGTCCTATTTCTGGACGAAGTCTCAAGCCAAACTCAGGCAACCTCAAGAAGTGGCCGAGGAGTAGGACTAGCAGCTGTAAGAGAGATTATTACAGAGTTGGGTGGAACAGCATCGATAAGCTCTGAAAATGGAATGACAATTTTGCGACTGAAAGTGCCTTCCGATCAGCTCCTTACAGGCAGGCGTCAAGAGAATCAATCAGCTTCATAGGAGAAGCAATGAAACATTTTTGGGTAGTCTTTGTTACAGTTCTACAACTATCTTGTAGTAGCGAGAGCGATTCATCACCCACTTCAGACCTAAAAGTCGCTCTTGTCACAGATTTTGGTAAGATCGATGATGGTACATTCAATCAGTCAGCTTACGAAGGGGGTCTGCAGGCCGCCCAAGCATTTGGATTGCAGTTTGACTACAGAGAGCCAGCGTCAACAGATGATTATAGTACTGAAGTCGAGTATTTTGTTGATCAAGACTATGATATGGTCATCACAGTTGGCTTTCAAATGACCGATGTAACCCTGGAATCGGCTCAATCGTTCCCGGATACTAAATTCGTGATTGTTGATGTCACTTACGATGATTATCCAGACAATCTGGTTGGCCTATCCTTTGCTGAAGATGAAGCTGGATACTTGGCAGGTTCCCTAGCAGCGATGGTTTCAGAAAGTAAATCCTTGGGTGTTATCGGTGGAATCGCACTACCTCCTGTAAAAAGCTTTGTGAATGGCTTCATCAATGGTGCATTAGCGGAATGCGAAACGTGCTCTATTGCGTGCACTTATATTTCATCTTTCACTGATCCCGATACCGGCGCAGCTCAGGCTTCATCAATGATCTCCAATCAAAATGCCGATGTCATTTTTGGAGCTGGAGGTGCTACTGGCTCCGGCGCAATTCTAGAGACTACGAAAAGCAATAAATGGGCGATCGGCGTTGACACAGACGAATACTACACCACCTATCAAAGTGGTGCCGAGGCGAGTTCAACATACTTGCTATCAAGTGCTGTAAAGAAAATTGATGTGGCTGTCTACGAACAGATCGAAGCTCTGGTTAACGGTAATTTCGTAGCAGGCTCCATCGACTTTGATGCCAGTAATAATGGTATTGGCCTATCGGACTATCACTCCACCGCTGTGACCACCACAATTCAAACTTCTATCAGCGAAATACTTTCTGGTTTGGGGGATGGAACTATCTCAACGAATGTTAATGAATCTACAGGTGATAGCGAGACTTCCAACTCCGTCACATGCAGTGAGGTTCAAGGCAGCTAAAAAAATTGCATCCCATTCTTAAGTGCACAATTAAATTGTAGACATTTCAATAACCTACCCTCCTCTAAATGCCGCCAATTGATAATATTCACAATTCATGCATATCAATGACAAAACTTGTATATTTTAATATTTCAAACATTAAGTTCAACTTTGACATTAATATCGCTACTTTTGTTTGAATTTTAAGACAAACTATACTAAGTGAAGTCACTAGTTAAATCGGTTAGATAATCTATCTAGCAACAACCATTTGTGGAAATTGAAGTCTTATCGTTACTCCTTTTCAAGGACATTAGTACCACTGTGCCTCAAACATTAACGGGAGATCACCAGACCATGCGAACCAGTTTCAAACAGAGAT includes:
- a CDS encoding BMP family ABC transporter substrate-binding protein, with product MKHFWVVFVTVLQLSCSSESDSSPTSDLKVALVTDFGKIDDGTFNQSAYEGGLQAAQAFGLQFDYREPASTDDYSTEVEYFVDQDYDMVITVGFQMTDVTLESAQSFPDTKFVIVDVTYDDYPDNLVGLSFAEDEAGYLAGSLAAMVSESKSLGVIGGIALPPVKSFVNGFINGALAECETCSIACTYISSFTDPDTGAAQASSMISNQNADVIFGAGGATGSGAILETTKSNKWAIGVDTDEYYTTYQSGAEASSTYLLSSAVKKIDVAVYEQIEALVNGNFVAGSIDFDASNNGIGLSDYHSTAVTTTIQTSISEILSGLGDGTISTNVNESTGDSETSNSVTCSEVQGS